Within Vicia villosa cultivar HV-30 ecotype Madison, WI linkage group LG1, Vvil1.0, whole genome shotgun sequence, the genomic segment AAAACGCTCAATATGGAGCCAATCCGAAGGAGAAGATATAATTATTGGAAATTTAGACACAGGTAAtgaattttgattatttatttacttatattatttatttatttatttatttatttatttatttatttatttatttatgtacaaTGTGCCTTATGAGATATGATTTGAAGCATTAGATAGACATTATTATTGTTTTCTATAGACATTTCATATATATATGTTTTCACTCACCACTTAAGGTTAATTATCAATTTTATTCATTTTGTATAAGTTTTTTCTTTACTAAGCCTCTTGGGGAAGTTAGCATCCCTTCAACAATTTtttaacatataaatataaaactGTAATTATTCATAgaaatgtgtttttgaataaaaatatgtatttaaatacaaaactataattaaaataaaatcaatgctGAGTAGCTAGCTTTTAGAATTCAACCACCActatattagttaataattaactgaaaaagttaaaaacaaactCCCCTAAAAATTTGATCAAATAGTAAGCTAGCAACATCAACGGCtgatacacatttaaaatcagaGCCGTCTCAAATTTTTTAGAGGTCCTGTGTAAGAAGTTGAAGTTATCTTCAGttgaattatgatttttttaaagggTCCTATTTAAGCGTAAATTAGCAATGAAATATATAATAGGATGCCCTTTTTGTCATAGCTTAAAAATGAAAAAGTGTGAGGCCCTGTGTTGTAGCTAGGTCGTGTTGCACACCCTCAAAGACGACCCTATTTAAAACTCTTCATTGTATGAATGATCGGATATTTTGAGTTTATAGCTCAAACCGGCTCCATATCTGACAATTGATCTTGAGACTTGCAGTACTTCAATTACACCGCTCTATTCTTTTGTACAGGAGTATTTTTAAGGACTTTTGCGGACTTTTATTTAGCAATATATCTTTATGGAAGATATACCACACATTCACTCAAAAGCTTAAGATGATAGGTGAGtgagttctcccacttataaatgcccAAGTCTCCACATTTATAACCAAATAGGTGAGTGGGTTAGGAGGAGCATAAACATTGGGTCAAAAGCAACACCTAAGTGAGAGACACCATATATTCACTCAAAATTTTAAGGTAACAGCTGTGTGGGTTATCCCAAATTAGCTTTCTACATGTACAAATTTCAATGGCTACAATTCCTTTTCCTTTATCGAGAATAAGTTTACCATTACTAATTCTAAATTTTGATATATTTGATTTGTCTAACTCTCTAAATAGTTTTTGATCATGTGGCATGTGATTGATACAACCACACTATCCACTAACCAACATTCACTTGGGCTACTACATATTAAACACATTGCTACAACCAAATCCTTCTTTACTTTTTCCTCTTGGTCATCTGTGGCTTAAGCCTCATTACTTTGTTGAAAATTTCTTCTACATATTCTCGTGTGATGCCATAGCTTGTTTCACTTTCCACAAATTGCATAAGGTCTTCtctaaaattttaaatgaatttaatCAAATTTTCCATAATGCTTGTGTACTTGCTAAAATGTACAATGAGCGGTAGCCCTGTCCGTGGAGGATCATATGATGTTTTAGGGTATTTGAATGAGTCAAGAGTTCTCCTAAATATGGGTTGTAGATGTCTCCTATATGTGTTTTTTGAGGGAACATGAGACCATTTTCCTATTCTCCAAAATATGGAACAGAGTGGGACGAATCCTCATTCCACCATGGATGAAACATTTATTCCTCCTTGACTATTTCTCTTGGCCGTTATTCCTTATCCATGTCATAGACATGTGTGATAGGTGGTGTGAATTATGGGTTTTAACCCATGCCCTATCAAGCAGTTCATTTCAGGCGACCCAACCTAATTGGGCGATCAATAGATCTATATCAAGCAGATATTGCCCATGTGAAAGAGCTCTCTTGACATTAATCTACATGGTCCCTTGTCACTTTCTCATACCTCTATTAGGGCCTATCAAAATTATCCCATTCCACCGTCTCTCACGTGTCTCTTTGTTGTCTACCAACCTTATACTAACGAGACTTCTCATTTCTGACGTTATGTTCGTCCTTTTTTCTATATTTGTGACGctgtcttcttcctctttgcaCCATTTGTGACAAAGTCTTCTTCCTATTTGCACCATTTTCAATGTTATCTTCTTAATTTGTGCACCATTTCTGGCACTGTTTTATTATTCTTTGCACCATTTCTAACGCCGTCTTATTAAATGTAGAattgtttatattaattattagtatttgttttctctatttgtcaTAGCATATCAGGttattacataaatattttttttataaaaacatgtTTTTCTGTATCTGATTGTTATAGCATATTAGATGATTATATAAACTTGTTATTTTCTCTATCAAGTTGTTATAGAATATTAGGTTGTTATAGAAACTTGTTATTTTGTCTATCAGGTTGTTATAGAAACTTGTTATTTTGTCTATCAGGTTGTTATAGTATATTAGATTGTTATagaaatatgttatttttatatttgtttggtATAATTTATATGGCTAATgccaattttgaaataatttatctgttgtatttatttatttttgaataattttatggaGATGGATGATAATGAATTCGAATTATGCTCACCTTCAAAAGTCTTCAATGGTCTTGAGAATACGTCGAGGGAATGAATTACTGTGTGCGTTGATGAACTCAAACCTGAGACTGACAAGGTATTTGATACTTTAATAGAaggaaataatttttataaaagttaAGCACATGCGGTTGATTTTAGTGTGGATAGTTTGACGTCAAGTGGAAGTATTTTCTTTGCTCAAAGAGTCGAGTCTTTGACTAATTCTTTCAAATTTCTTGAAtaatttttcaaatctttttgcGTGCATTCTAGAGTTTCATAGCTTCTGATCTGCTCCTTTATTATTTGCTAACTTTTTGAAGTCTCCCTATTAGCTCTACcgtaagaaaataatatatttttatgaacACTATTTACACTATTTATTGAtcttaaaaattgtgtttttctaAGTATGAGTATTCCATGTGAATGACCTTCATAAAATTGTGAAACTTCATATTTATCCTCAATAGTTCTCTTAAAAACAATTCAGGAATTACATCCCTCCCGTGTCAATTTTCTTTATCTATTTTAGTcaaattattttcatttataaGCAATTCCTCTGTGtctatctttttctttttttccctcTTTAAAACCCTGTTTTGAGCAAAGAAAATACTTCCACtttaaatcatatttattttttgtttttgtcaaaCTGCACATACGTTAACCAACACCATGTGCATAAATTTTATAAGAATTACTTCTTTCTATTAAAATATCAAATACTTTGCCAATAACATGTTTGAGTTCATCATCACACACATGAATCCATTCCTCCGACGTATTTTCTATATCATTGAAGACTTTTGAAGTCGAGGCTAAACTGACTTCATTATCATCCATGTCCATAAacttatttctaaaaaaaataaacacatcgaataaattatttcaaaattgacATTAGTCATATAAAGTATATcctacaaatagagaaaataacATTTTTCTATAACAATCTAATATACTTTTAACAACCTGATAGAGAAAATAACATGTTTATATAACAACCTAATATGTTATATATAATAACctggaaaaaaataattttataacctAATATGCTATAACAACCTGATACAAAGAAGAAGACGATGTTAGAAATGACTTATAATTAACATAAACAACACCACACTTAATTAGACGATGTTAGAAATGGTGCAAAAAAGAAGAAGACAACATTGAAAATGGtgcaaagaagaagaagacgatgtTGGAAATGGtgcaaagaggaagaagacaacGTCACAAATGGTGCAAAGAGGAAGAACACGGTGGTGGAAATAGTAAAAAAGTAGAAGGCAAAAAGGTGCATGAAAAGAAGAATAAGTAGCGCTAATGAATTTGACAGTGGAGGAGAGAAAAAGTTGAGTGAGAAAAAAAGTAGCAAGATATTTATTTAACATATGAGGTAAATCTGAGCCGTTAATTCAAATCCAATAGTTATTATTaaacgtcccatatatatatatacccaaAATCCCAAAATGTGGAACTGAGAGGGACTAATCGTCCTTCCATCATGGGAAAGCAATTattcctccttcactatttctaTGGTTGATGTTCCTCAACCACCTTGTAGACACATGTGATAGGTGGTGCGAATCGTGAATTTTAAGCTAGACTCTGTCGGGCAGTTCATCTTGGGCGGCCCGACCCAATTGTGTGACGCATAGATTTATTTCAAGCTACTACCACTCGTTTGTAGGAACTTGCCCGATGTTTATGTACCTTTTCTCTTGTCACTTTTTTTTGAGATACCTCTATTATGACCTAGCAAAATTATCCTGATCTAGCTTGCAAGGAAGAAATTCTCTATTTTTCTTTCCATTACAATAGGTGGTGTTTGGAGTTGCTTTTTGTATGTTAAATTTCTTCTTATATTTATTTTCCACGCTCTTTTCTCCTTTGATTTTCAATTTAGCTTGCAATACCCCTTGTACTAAACATTCCACCCTTTTCATTCTTCTTTATTCTTGGGTCTGCATGTCATTTACAAGTGATGCCAAGGTAAATTTTGACTTGTCTTTGAAAGTGATAGTTGCTTCAAATCTTCTGTGTAATATCACAAGTATTTTTGAAACTATTctagaaataaaaaatttagatcCAAGCAATATTACTTTGTTAGCCACGCTAATAAATTTATTTGCATACTCTTTAATTGTTTCACAGtccttattttttaaaaaaactcaaaattctatGATTTTCACTGAGTTTTCCTGTTTATGTTCCAAATCTGTTGCTTGCTGGATTTCAGTGTTAATTGGACGTGATACAAGTTTTGTTTTCCGTTCAACCGGCGCGAAATTGTTTTAGATCAACAAcaaatggcaaaagaaaaaataGTATCGCAAATCACAAACAATAGAAACTACTAATATAACATGATTTTAGATTAACATTCAATAAAAACAGACAACTTTGCTGCATCACAAGTCACAACACTTTTTATggttattttgaaatttatataGTCTCTTATATTAAAACTGATTTTTATATACAGACAGTGAAACACACATCCAAACTCTTATCAAATATTCTATAACTTGTGATAGGTGTTTGGCCTGAATCAAAGAGCTTTAGTGATGATGGATTTGGTCCGGTTCCAACCAGATGGCGTGGAATTTGTCAAGTTGACACAAATAATACCGATAATTTTCACTGCAACAGGTTTagcaaaatgttttatttttagattttttttttaaatagtctaCTTTTCCGCCTTATTTATGAAACAAATTAATCCTTTTATAAAGGATGTAGCAAATATATATATCTTACTCTTTTTTTAATGTTCATGATTGATAGAAAGCTTATTGGAGCAAGATATTTTTACAAAGGCTATTTAGCAGATCTTGGGGATGCTAAAAATGTAACCTTCAATAGTGCACGCGACCTCGATGGTCATGGCACACATACTTTATCAACAGCTGGAGGCAATTTCGTAGAAAATGCAAGTATATTTGGCTATGGAAATGGAACAGCAAGTGGTGGATCACCAAAAGCGCGAGTTGCAGCCTATAAGGTGTGCTGGCCGCCACTTGCTGCTGGTGGCGGATGTTACGAAGCAGACATTTTGGCTGCTTTTGAAGCCGCTATTAGTGACGGTGTTGATGTGATTTCCGCATCTCTGGGTGGTACTCCAGTTGAATTTTTCGAAAGCAGTGTTTCTATAGGATCTTTCCATGCTGCTGCTCAGGGCATTGTTGTAGTAAGCTCGGCAGGAAACACAGGGCCTTCTCCCAGCACAGTATCTAACGTAGAACCATGGTCCATCACAGTTGGTGCAAGCACAATGGATCGATCTTTTACTAGTTTTGTTACACTTGATAACAAGAAAATACTCAAGGTATGTTACTAAGCAAACTtcgatttttatataaaaatgttaCTGTTATATGATTATATCACAATGATGTTCATTCTCTTGATTTTTAGGGAGCTAGCCTTTCAGAATCCAACTTGCCACCTAACAAGCTTTACCCTTTATTAAGCGCAGCAGATGCCGGAGCTCATAACGCATCTTCAGCTGACGCGTAAGAATATTTCCTAGCAACCTTTTTAGAAGTTTTGTTTAGTGAATATCAATTCTATCTTAATCTAATTTATTCCAATTTTGTAGTTTGCTTTGCAAGACTGGAACTCTTGATCCGACAAAGGTTGAAGGAAAAATATTGGTTTGTCTTCGCGGTGACAATGATAGAGCTGACAAGGGTGTGCAAGCTGCTCGTGCTGGCGCTGTTGGTATGGTTTTGGCTAATAACAAAGACGGAGCGAATGACATTATAGCTGATGCTCATGTGCTTCCTGCTTCACATATTACCTTTAAAGATGGAATCTACCTTTTTAATTACATCAACTCCACCAAGTAATATATGATGGATAAATTCTTAATATAATTTTACGAACATGATCTTGATTATTCTTACATAACATGTATGATACAGGTCTCCTATGGCTTCAATTTCTAGAGTTGAAACACAGATGGGTGTGAAGCCAGCTCCATTTATGGCTTCCTTTTCATCAAGAGGGCCTAATCCCCTTGATCCATCAATCCTCAAGGTTAAATATATGTTAAGGTTATTTCTTACAAACTCATGTGAATTGTGTCATTGTAATGTTGGTTTTGCGTATTTCAGCCCGACATTACGGCTCCAGGAGTTGAAGTAATTGCTGCTTTTAGTGAAGCTGCatctccttctgatcaaccatcTGATAAACGCAGATCTTCTTACAATACTTTGTCAGGAACATCAATGTCATGTCCACATGTTTCTGGCATTGTTGGTTTAGTTAAATCTATTCATCCCGATTGGAGTCCCGCTGCTATTAAATCCGCGATTATGACCACAGGTAACGTAGATTTTTTATTGAACTATATGGTTTTGGACTCCAATTTATCGTACAATTTTATTCTTAATCTTAATCTTACGTTGCAGCaagaataaaagataatactGGAAGACTTATGTTGGAGTCGTCGCTGCAAAATGCAACTCCATTTGCATTTGGTGCGGGGCATGTCCAACCTAATCGCGCAGTGGATCCTGGACTTGTTTATGACCTAAATATTACCGACTACATGAACTATTTGTGCAATCGTGCCTATAAAGGTTCTCATCTTAGTGTGTTCTACCGCAAGCCATACACTTGTCCGAAATCTTTCAGTTTAGTAGATTTCAATTATCCAACAATCACAATTCCTAACTTAAAAATTGGACAGTCACTAAATGTGACGCGTACACTTACCAATGTTGGGCCCCCAAGCACATACGTGGTTCGCATTGCAGCGGCTCGCGAGGTTTTAGTCTCTGTTGAGCCTAATGTATTGAACTTTAAGGAAAAGGGTGAAAAGAGAGAGTTTAGAGTCAGTTTGAGTTTGAGGCCTCTAACTACGAATAATAATAGTACTGGTGATTATGTATTTGGGAGGTTGGATTGGACTGATGGCAAGCATCATGTTAGGAGTTCTATTGCAATTAGGCCACAAAACTGAGGTTTCTATCTTACTATTTTCTTTCTAGTCCATACACAGTTTATTGAGGTGTGCAAGTTTCTTGATAACTCATAAAGTGATTATATCAATATACATGTTCATATGGCTTACATGTTTCCGGTTGAAATACCTTTTATTAGGATATGATTTGAATCTCTGACGAAATAATCCCGTTCAAATTTTACTCATTTTCCAACTCTAATTATTATGGTCACTTTTTCTGAAAATCAAAGTGTTTAAATTATACTTTtatgaattattttttatttttatttttggttaggGCCGAAGCCCAAAAGAAAAACAACTGAAAAGCAAACTCTTGGGCACAAgagatataatatatttttagagttgaattcaaattcaaaacttttAATTCCAAAAAGATTTCTTGAATACTTcctaattcaaaaaatatatatttatatttaatgatttttattaatatttcaaattttaattttagtccCCTATTAAAAAAAGACATATTTTAGtcgttaaattttttttatgcattcaattttaattcatgttattttctaaaattttgaaaacggtttaattatcctttaattttaaaaattttgaataatttttttatacatgtttagaataatGTAAAACATTTATTtactaaattttagaatttttttaaaacgagaaaaattaaatatgaattttttaaattttaaaagataacgATAAAAAGTAATGTAAATctcaatttaaaaatcaaattttaagttttttgcaaagaattttttaaaacgttttaaacatgtctgcaaaataatcattaaaaaaatatacattagtttaacagtagggactaaaactacgtgcagcatagactaaaactacatgcataataattttatagggactaaaacatgtcatttttttataagcaccaaaaataaaaattggtattttatagagaccaaaatatatttaaccataatattaattattaaattatttaaaaaggtTAAAGgtaatgcactgacagtgtaaaaaagtccaatagaaaaaaattgttttgtcatgtcatataaactttttaaaaattacagtCTGATTTATCCTGATTcatgattgtgattggttgacagtgtaaaactttttatatTGTCAtggcatcacccattttctctatcAAAAAtacctttaattattttttatagaaaGAAAAAAGTTGTATAATgaaacaataaataattaaaggaattataaaaaaagataaataattgtATGACAAGAACAAATCACAACCGGTTGCTCACTAATCACAACAATCCGTATGGGAATAACTACGACTATGTGCAAGAGATCTGTGGAAGGAATATGGAGACTACCTTGCATGTTTTTCGAGATTGTCCTCATGCTATGCAAATctggaaaaacaaaatttcaaagaATTTTATTAGTAGTTTTATGCAGTTGGATCTGATAGAGTGGGTGAGCCTTAACCTTGGAGCTAAAGGAAATGGTGGGCAGTAGATGGGAGGAGTACTGGACATTGGCATATCATTGCTTATGGATGTGGAGGAACAAAGAATTGCATGTTGAAGATTTTATTTATCCTCACAATATAGTCCAGCAGGTAACTTAAATGGTTAGAAATTATGAAATGACCAAAAACCAGGATATCTTTGTTTCAAAGGTGAGCACTACTTTGGTTATGATTGGTTGGAGTCCACCTCCGAACTCTTGCTTTAAATTAAACACAGACGTAGCAACTAAGGATTTGATTACAACAGGGTGTGGTGGTGTTATTAGAGACACTAATGAAAATTGGTTGGGAGGTATTCATGGTTGAATTATTGGGGGTATTTGAAGGCCTTAAGTACACTCAGAGATTAGAACTTCGAAGAGTGGAGCTTAATATCGACTCTGTTGCAGTTGTGGAGTCTATTAGAAGGGTTCCACAAATAGTTTTGAAGAGCATGCGTTACTTCGTCAAATTTGAAGATTGATTGATCTTCATAAGGAGGTGTAAGTCGTTCATATTTATAGGAAGGCAAACAAGTGTGCCGATGCTTTAGCAAATGATGGTTGCTATCTTGATTTTAATTGTATCTATTATGAATTTTCTCTTAGTCACATTGGAGGGTTATTGTCAATTGTTTCCATGGGAATTTCCCATCCTAGATGGTTGTCATTGTAATTTCTTTCCTTTTGGGCCTTGGCCTTCCTCTtataaaaaacaacaacaaacctTCTCCCACTAAATGGGTCGTCTACGTGGATCAACTTGCGCTATAGTATTTTATCCAAGACTATACTTCTATCGAAATCGTTAACCTCGAGATCTTTGTTAACAACTTCTCTTATGGTCTTTCTAGGTCTTCATTTCCTCCTAATTGTTGATTTATCTCCATCTAATATACTCTTTTTATCACATATTCTACAtgtcttctctctacatgcctAAATCATCTAAGTCTATTTTCAACCATCTTCTCTACAGGTGCTACCCCAACCCTCTCTgtaatattttcatttctaatcCTATCCTTTCTAGAGTTACTACACATCCAACAAAACTTCCTCGTCCCTACTATAtttactttattctcgtgttgattcttAACGGCCCTACATTTTGTCCAGTACAACATCGCATGATTTACATTCCCTtctatttctccatcattttgtAATATGGACTCAAGATATTTAAACTTTGTGAGTTGGGGAATAATACGGTTTCCAACTTTCACCTCTAGAATATAAACATTTCTtcttttgttaaacttacattcGATATACTCTGTCGTACTTATGCTTAAGCGAAAACCACGTGTTTCTAAAGCTAGTCTCCAAGTCTCTAATCTCTCGTTTAAATCCTCATTTGACTCTCCAAGTAGGACTATGTCATTTCCAAATAAAACCCATTTCGGTGCTAGCTCTTGGATGTATGATGTGAGTACATCCAAAATTTAGGTAAAATGGTAGGGGCTTAGGGTTGAACCTTGACGCAAACCTATTGTAATGGGAAATCATCGGTTTATCCACCTTGTGTCCGGACACTAGTCAATGCCACATCATACAATTCTTATAGCTCAAATATATTAAATCCTAACCCCTTTCTTCTATAGggcttttccataaaatctcactcGGTACTCTATTATACGCCTtctacaaataaataaaaattaagtgcAAGTCTAGTTGATTTATCCAATATTGCTCCATCACACGTCGTAGTAGATATATCGCTTCCATGGTCGATCTTACAGGCATAAAACAAAACTGATTTTCAGTGACTTGATTCCTTTTTCTTAACCCCCGTTCAATCACTCTTTTTCATAACTTCATGGTATAAACCATAAGTTTAATCCCCCTATAATTTGCACAATTTTGTATATCCCATTTATTCTTATAGATTATAGCTATAGTGCTTATTCTCCATCCATCCGACATTTATCGAgtgttttgaaatatttttagCACGAGAGAGTGAGGAATGAGATATTTCTCATGTTTGTAGATGT encodes:
- the LOC131637030 gene encoding subtilisin-like protease SBT5.4, whose translation is MRNIMSSSICHHSLLLLLIFFFLQDPTQAIKKSYVVYLGQQSYGSRLSALDVESVTNSHYAMLGSYIGSTEKAKEAIFYSYNKYFNGFAAVLDEDEVAKISKNPNVLSIFLNKPRELHTTHSWNFLGLERSDGISKRSIWSQSEGEDIIIGNLDTGVWPESKSFSDDGFGPVPTRWRGICQVDTNNTDNFHCNRKLIGARYFYKGYLADLGDAKNVTFNSARDLDGHGTHTLSTAGGNFVENASIFGYGNGTASGGSPKARVAAYKVCWPPLAAGGGCYEADILAAFEAAISDGVDVISASLGGTPVEFFESSVSIGSFHAAAQGIVVVSSAGNTGPSPSTVSNVEPWSITVGASTMDRSFTSFVTLDNKKILKGASLSESNLPPNKLYPLLSAADAGAHNASSADALLCKTGTLDPTKVEGKILVCLRGDNDRADKGVQAARAGAVGMVLANNKDGANDIIADAHVLPASHITFKDGIYLFNYINSTKSPMASISRVETQMGVKPAPFMASFSSRGPNPLDPSILKPDITAPGVEVIAAFSEAASPSDQPSDKRRSSYNTLSGTSMSCPHVSGIVGLVKSIHPDWSPAAIKSAIMTTARIKDNTGRLMLESSLQNATPFAFGAGHVQPNRAVDPGLVYDLNITDYMNYLCNRAYKGSHLSVFYRKPYTCPKSFSLVDFNYPTITIPNLKIGQSLNVTRTLTNVGPPSTYVVRIAAAREVLVSVEPNVLNFKEKGEKREFRVSLSLRPLTTNNNSTGDYVFGRLDWTDGKHHVRSSIAIRPQN